Proteins encoded together in one Microcaecilia unicolor chromosome 3, aMicUni1.1, whole genome shotgun sequence window:
- the IAH1 gene encoding isoamyl acetate-hydrolyzing esterase 1 homolog yields the protein MLRRITPIFSFVFCHHGIPIQIQDGCWQFCRAEVSRPVTGTPWSQFAAVPGGVRFVNGPGKMIAWPRIVLFGDSITQFAFEADGWGATLADKLVRKCDVINRGLSGYNTRWAKIVLPRLITRDSEAENTIAVIIFFGANDCSLKDENPQQHISLAEYGENLKSMIQYLKSVNITEDKIVLVTSPPLEESAWEQQCLVKGCKLNRLNSVAGEYARACVQVARSCGTSVLDLWTLMQKDKQDFSSYLSDGLHLSKKGNDFVAAQLWSVLEEKVSTLPLLLPYWADVDRQNPEASLLVDSAQK from the exons ATGTTAAGACGCATCACTCCTATCTTTTCTTTCGTCTTCTGTCACCATGGGATTCCTATCCAGATACAAGACGGCTGCTGGCAATTCTGTCGGGCGGAAGTGAGTCGACCAGTTACGGGTACTCCTTGGAGTCAGTTTGCAGCAGTGCCCGGCGGTGTCCGATTTGTGAACGGACCTGGCAAGATGATCGCCTGGCCAAGGATCGTGCTGTTCGGAGACTCTATCACGCAG TTTGCCTTTGAAGCAGATGGGTGGGGAGCAACGCTTGCTGACAAGCTGGTCAG AAAATGTGATGTTATAAATAGGGGCCTGTCAGGATACAATACAAGATGGGCTAAGATTGTGCTTCCAAGATTGATCACCAGAGATTCAGAAGCTGAAAACACCATTGCGGTTATTATCTTCTTCGGAGCCAATGATTGTTCTTTAAAAG ATGAGAACCCCCAGCAGCACATCTCTTTGGCCGAATATGGGGAAAATTTGAAGAGTATGATCCAGTATCTGAAGTCTGTTAATATTACAGAGGATAAGATTGTTTTGGTAACCTCTCCCCCGTTGGAAGAGTCAGCATGGGAACAACAGTGTCTTGTGAAGG GTTGCAAACTCAACCGGCTCAATTCTGTTGCTGGAGAATACGCCCGAGCCTGTGTGCAAGTAGCCAGGAGCTGTGGAACCAGTGTGCTTGATTTGTGGACCCTCATGCAGAAAGATAAGCAG GACTTTTCATCCTATTTATCTGATGGGCTCCATTTATCGAAGAAAGGAAATGATTTTGTTGCTGCTCAGCTGTGGTCTGTACTAGAAGAGAAAGTGAGCACCCTACCTCTTCTGCTTCCATACTGGGCCGACGTGGACAGACAGAACCCTGAAGCCAGCCTCCTGGTGGACTCTGCTCAGAAATGA